CgcccacaaacacaaagagtttCCATTGAAATTAGTTTTTGTAAAAATGGAAATGACCTATTAGCTCTGCCTGGATGCTGGTACTGCTCATACGTTTGATCCTTAAAAGAaagttcgacattttgggaaatacgcttattcgctttcttgcagagagttcgACGCCACGCTCGTGTCTGTCCGGTAACGTGGAAGCtacagccggttagcttagcttagcacaaagactggaaacagctagcatggctctgtctagcggttaaaaaaacaaacaagcacaagCCTCCGAGCAACAATCTAACTAATTGACACCTTTAATCTCGCTTGTTTAATACATACAACAAGTGTAAAAAGGAAGTCTTGGGAACTTTATGCTTTATTCCGATTTGGGGATGTTCATACATTATTCCGAAAGGGTTTCCCCCGCTCAATTTAAAGTAGCCCCGATTACTACTGTGTTATGTATTTGCAGCAGTGCACCCAACTCATAATATTTGCATAATATTAAATGGGTGTGCATTAATTCAAACGGTCTTTTGCGGATTTTCTGAAAAATAGTCTAATAATAATTTGAGATGAAGGTTGCTCGTAGTCATGGTCTAATCAATATGACCTGAACGCAGCatttaactctcagcaagaaagcgaataagtgAGTTTCCCCAAAATGTAGAAGTAGGCTACTTCTTTAACGTTTTAAGAGGCAAATTTATTTCCAACACGAGTTCATTGAAAGTGTTGGATGGTAAATTGATGATTGACAGAAGAAAACAGTACTAACCTGATATTAGCTATGAGTTAAAAGCGACCCACAACGCTGTCGAATGAGGGACGGACAATGAACTGATCAGggaaaacatcaacaacactGTCGTGAAAAGGTCACACAGCACGATGATGTTTTTTTCCGCACACTCGCCACAAACCCACAGTGTCGGttacaaacacactctctgctGTGGGCTGTGAATAATCGCACCAAACGGCATCAATTCATAAAAGCTGCCGCGTCTACTTCCTGCACTTCACCTACACTGATTTAATCAGTGTAGGATTGTTCAGGAAGATAATTAACAGTCAACAAACCGCTGACAGGCCAGTCTGCACTGTGAGCATCGCCtcaaggaaaataaaagaaactctCTATTTgtaggccacacacacacacacacacacacacacacacacacacacacacacacacacacacacacacacacacacacacacacacacacacacacacacaaaatggttCCAACTAAACtagaaaacatacaattaaacTACAAACACAGCACTTGGTAGCCAATTTCTTGACTTAATTTCAAGGTGAAAAAAGGCATAATCTGTGTCTTCTTAATGTGGAAAAGattctgtcaatcaaactatGAGTCAAAGAAGTGCGTTTCATCTCTTAACTACGCTCTAAGTGAATGGCAGTGTCCTAATGGTTTCATGTTCAGGTGGTTATGGACAATTTGACTTTGAGCGTGGGTTTTTAAAGATGTGCAGTAGGAGAATATGATGACACCACAACCAAGCAGGCCTCTGTGAGTGAGACAGAAAGTGCACACACCATCAACACTAGCATAAAATAGTATTACTGAAACAAGTGCAATCCACCAGCACTACCTAGTCTGGCGAAAGCCCTGCACCGTAGCTCGAAACATATCAAATTCACACTCATATATGCAAACAGATCCACTGAGAATCAACACATTGCTTGTTTTTAGGGATACCTAGCAAAGTCTATGCAAATATAGTCATATGTACATACACGTCGTTGAAGCTGAAAAGCTATTTCACTTTGTCGCTAACTGAAGCGGtagaaatatagaaaatgtCTTTTTCCTTTCACTTTTTGAAACACGGCAAAGAGCTAAGGAGAGCTAGCGAGAGCTAAAGAGGACATCAAAGCTTTTGTATAAGGAGGGATTTTTATACAAAGTCAGAATTCCTACTTCTGGACAACTAACGGACcttcaaaactgtttttttttgtttttttgtttttaaaataccaACAGATAAAGAACACTTTGACTGAAAGACCCAAATACTTTCCCTACCCAAAGAAAAGCCACCAGAGAGGCAAAAACTCATACTATGCATTTAACTGGATGGCATCTACTCCTGGTAATAAGCAGAGTGGCTGGCTGGATTTCTGGTGCGACAATTTCCATCCAAGTTCCAGAGGAGATGAGGCGAGAGGACGGGAGGAGCATCCCGTCTGAGGAGAAAGTGACGGCGAATTCAAAGTATCAACAGTTTTTAGTTCTCGTGTCCGTGACAGTGCCAGTGAAGATTCGTCAGTGTCCCTGCACGGTGTGCGAGAGGCATTTGGCATTTTTCTGTTGTTGAGAAGAGGGTGATATTGGCACTCTGGCAAGGTGCTCGGCTCCACCTGAGGGCTCGGGCCTGCCTGAGTGTACGAGGTTGGGAAATGTGGCAGCGTAAAGAAGCATTCGTGGTGAAGTATCTTCACCTAGAAGACCTTGTTTGAGTCTGTTTGCTCAGTGCCAGATCGATGCTCAGTCCTCAAACGTGTCCAGATTAAGTTCTATCCAAGAGTGACTTATGGAAGAATGGACAGCACACGATTCAAGCGACATTGGATGTCAAAGAGCAGGAAGTGGCGAGTCATACAAGTCCCATAATGTCGACAAGCCACTGTGAACAATGTCTATGTGAATACATGAAGGTGAAACCATGTGaaagataaatgtttttatggtttTGTCATATTGCAAAAAACACCTCATTTctaccaaaagaaaaaaattacTATACGGAGTCCATTCAAGCAAAAAGGCTTTAAAAGTCTACTGTCCCCTTATTCACGGATCTACACGGGACATATTATCCAGCTGAGCACTAAGTCATCCTCTCCTCACTCAGAGCGTGATCCCCAAAGGATtcttacaaatatattttgatgttttttttggcAAAGCCTCATAAGTCTGGGTGACGCAGCTGAGTTGTATAATTTCGGACAGAGGCAGACGTGTGATGATAGTGTCACATGGCAGTGGGGTCGGGCAGTGGAGGTTTAAGgatgagtgtgggtgtgtgttgtgggtgttTAAGTGACACCAAAACTTCACTGTGGGTGCAGAGAGGTGTGGCGCGCCACTCTATGTGACCCAGGTGTCCAATCTCATGCGCTTGATGTTTCCTCCCTCCTGCTCTGGTTCGTTCGACGCCCTGAGGAGCTCGGCCGAGGGGCTGAAGTCAGGGCGGCTGCCGGGGCCGACGCTTCCTGTGGCACCAGCTCCGCCGCCGCCTGCCACCTGCACCTCCGCCGCCAGCTGTACCGGTGTCATCGCGATCGCTGCCTTCGAAGGAGCTGGCGTTGCTGCTGATGCTGTCTGCGGGCGAGCGGCCGGTCGGCGGCTCCAGGCACAGCAGGGAGCCCGGATACTGTGGCGGAGCGGTCAGGATGGCTCCACCTGAGGTTGAGGACGGCGTGGTGGAAGATGGAGGAGGGCAAGGGGTGCTGCGATCCCGGCCGGGCGAGACGGGCTCCGACTTGATGCTCACGCTGGGGTTTGTGTTGACGGTCAGCATGGCGCCTTGAGGTATATGTGCCACAGGCCTGAGAGCAGGGGCacggaggacagagagaagataaTGGAAGATAAGGAACAAAGAGGAAAGgcgagaaaacaaaacatacaaatggTTAGCTACGTGACAGAAGGCATATGAGAAACTGGAAGGTCACTCGTGTCAAGACATAAACCCACATTACAAGGCACAGCACCAACAGGGAAAAGCCACACTCGATTATTCAATCAATTCTGAGCAgaagtaacccccccccccaccacacacactgctcccaAGAGATCAACACAACAGCCCATGAAGCATGAATGATTCGTGTGACAGGGTGGTTCGCAGTGAGTCAGCTATGatgtgaagaaaatacagatgataaacagaaaaataataatcgGGTTAGAGAACATGGTGGAAACCGGAACTAGGTTTAATTTCCTGTTtgactgcagacagcagcagacatgctTAGGGGGAGCCAGCCAGAagcgcacagacacacaggagaaAGGAATTGTGATACAGTACCGGCCCAACCACTCATCTCTACCCAAGAGCAGGTTGGACGGAGAGCCAACACTGTGGGGAGAAAACAAGATGTTGGAGCCCAAACCAAAGGGAAGAGGTGGATTAGAAGGCATGTGTGGAGAAAAGGGCGAAACATTATTGCGAGCAAAGTTTCTTCAACAACAgcaataatgttattaatgtctTAGCATCAGAAATACAAAGACCCTAATCTGCTGAATTTTTGTTCCAGCACACATAAAAATCCAGACATGAAATCTTATTTTCTGATCTACAAACACAGTGACTGGAGCATTTACACAGTAATAAATGTGTTAGATGCTTTTTGGAAATGTTGCCTTATTACAGAGTTTGTACGGTGACACGAAAAATGCATACAAGAATAGATGCATACAAAGAAACAAGGGCAGGGTTTCTCCCCTCCATTAAGGTACTTTTCATGGTTAAATTAAGGattcttttttcaaataaaaatgcgCCCTAAAGAATGCAAATACTCAAACTAATGTGCAGCAGGAGAAGGAACACAGGAGGGAAAAGTCAGCCCAATATTGAagcttttttagtttttatatttgcattgGTTCTTTAATTACTCTTTATGTTTTTGCCTTTTGTATGCATTTTGGTATTTGCAGCATTTCATAATTTTAGGTGCTGGGCTTCCGCTCTTGCATGTGTTAGGTCCTCAGAGAACAGCGTACGTGTGGGTGATGAAGACTATAtatgcaaaaaataataatatgaagaAATTGGATTTCTCAAAGCCGAGACTTACAAGTAATATTGAATGCACACCATAAACATAATTAACATTTGCTGCAGTATTACAATTGTATAATTACTTTTGGCTGTGGATTTTTTTACTGCATCACATTTTCGATATGTGTGCTGCTAGCtaaataaaagtaacaatacttATAAAACGCATCATGTTGTAGTGATTGATGGATTTACAGTTTATATACAAAAAACAGCTTAAATattaattgaattaattaacGAGTTAATATGCACAGATCAGCTCATAGCACAGTAAGCATCATAtatttactactactattaattacatatatatatacacacacaactattatttttattaataaaataaatgtatgtctgCAACATTCACTGTATTTGTTTGGACAGAAGCCCTTTTTATATGTAGAGTGGAGTACAAAACCCCCCTACAGACAAGGTCATGACatttcacacacgcacacactagcAGTGGCTGTTCACCTCAGATTGGCAGCCAGACTGGACACCTGGCTAGACAGCTCGCTGCTCTGTTTGTCCACGCCCCACATGCTGTGGACAAGAGGAGAGAACACACTTCAAGGATCTGGTGTTCATGCTACCAGAGACAAAACTCCAACCCTGCAGCGTTCAGCTCCCGTCACACTGGAAGAATCACTCTGAAGAAGACTGTTTGTGCCGCTATGCGTGGATTGTTAATCCAGCTGCATTTTAACACGTACAAGCGTTTAGAATTTCCCCATGTATAGTAGCTatctgattttttttatttttaaagttgccAGAAGAGGACCGTggacatttcttctcttttgaaAAAGTTTTAATTCTGAATTTGACACTGAAAGTTGTGTTTGCAGTAAGGCTTCTAACTGGGACGCCAAGGTCAATACACAAAAGTGTGTACGTGTTTCTCCCAAATATGAGGATTCGTACACATCAGGACACTGAAACTATGTTCAATGTTTCGTCTCCACACTCATTACTTAGATGTGACTTAACGCAAGTCCCACGTTTATAATTGGGACCCTTAATGACCTGTACTACTGAGTGTGTCACACATTTAACTTTCACAGATAATCCAGTATCTCTTCAACTTTACATCTTTATTAAAATACCTTTAAATGAAAGCTGATATTAATTTAACGTCTAGATAAGAACGAGGAGATAAATCACGTTTCAGTCACTGACGGGGACGTGACTGCCAGTACAGGGCACTACTCGTACAATAACATGAGCACTTCAGTTATTTCCTGTAATTCTGGCATTATGCACGGATATAAAATTATGTTCTTAatttcaaaaatatacattttaaatgtttagcaATTAAAGCCATTAGTCATttagtaaatgtaaatatacttTAGCAGGTAAATAAATCAGAGTTTAATTGAATTGAAGCTTTAAATGAAGAATAGTTAAAAGGGCTGATTTATCATTAGAAGGATACATTTGtgcatttattgatttatatgtTATACAACTTGTACTTTTTTCCTCTCCAAATGAATAAGTAAACAATGACATAATTAATGAGGAACCAAGTGTGTGCGCATCCAGGCAGAAATACTCAGGTGCTTGACAAAATATACTAAACCGCAGGTCACAAAGGAGAAGAAAATGTTGccttgaaaagagaaaaagagtaaTAAACTACTGGTTAAAACATATTAATGGATTGTATCTGATCTATAAAGAATTAGTAATGACCACTTTTGTGTTGTCACATTTAGAATCCTAAAAGGGTAAGCCATTAACAAAAGACTTAGATTTAATAATAAGCAATTAATTCTGCTGTTACTAATAAAGGATCTTTGAGACGGTGTATTGTGTTACACTGCTGAAGTGCATCAACTCCAGAAAAACTGAATACCAGATATTCAGGTTGATGTTATGAAGAGGCTGAGATGGTGAGATGCTGGCGAAAGACCAATTCACTAAAAAGGAATGTGAATTGCTTGCATATAAAAGGTCATGGTATGGATATCATGCAAGCTGACTGTGAAGGTCAGTAGTAAAGTATTTCAGTGTTATGAGGGTTGTCAGTAGACTGAGTGCTTACATGCTCACACCATAAATACGTCAACCGCCATCATCACCCCGACGCTGGATTTGAGTGACGGAGGAGCTTTTAGGAAACAAGATTTGAAAGAAAGACGCAGCGCGGTgagaagatgaagagaagaCTTACACCAAGTTGCTGAGGGATGCAAGACtaagttgttgctgctgttgttgctgtgcttgctgttgctgctgctgctgctgctgttgttgctgggAAACAACCTGCTGCTGTTGCCATGTCGACACACTGGTTGGCAACAAGCCGCCAGGTGACGCCAGAGCGTGTAAAGCAGTGATGTCTGCAGGGGTCAGCTGGTACTCTGAGAGGACACAGGATTAAAAAGGTCACTACAACATTTTTGTATGTCGTTACTTgggatacatttttaattatgtcggttttaaatttgttttgaaTCTTTATTTACTGAACACTGGAAAATAATATATCCAGGATTTATATATCGACACCTGGCAGTGTTTATTTTGATAACGTACGATACgttaagttaaagttaacaACAGCTACAACATGGTTTGGTCGAAAGGAACAAGGAGATATTTTTAACAGTACTGCTTGTTGCTTTTCTTCTTAACTAAAAGGATATTTTCTCTCCCGTGTGCTCAGGTCACCTGTGTTGTACGCTGTTGGCATGGCGGAGAACGGCAGCCCGTGTGCCTGGAGGCTCGGCGTGGCCACGGAGACCACCGGTGTGCTGAGGCTTTGTGCCGCCTGGACTCCTGCTGCCAGCCGCTGGGCGTTCTGCCAGAAGAAGACAGCGACGTGTTAGTCGCAGCAGAAGCAACGTTCACATGTGGCCTCATGCTAAAACACTTATTCCGATAATGTAAATTCCAACATGCTGGAAATGACGATGTGCGTATGTCTGGATTCATAATGATGCACCGAGTCAAGTAAATCTCAGTCGAGTGGATTTACTCTCAGAAGGTTCTTAATGTCATGCATCAAAAGACGGTTTCCTTGTCTTGAGTGGGCCATAAACAGACGTGATACATTAAAGGCAATTTATTTAACCATCAGATATAATTATGCAACAGCGTGAGGGGTTTTTATAAGGATTATTTTGTGCCATTTATGCGTTCATTAGATagagacagtgagagatgacaggaaattaGAGGAAAGACACTAACCAGGGATGTTACAGTTCATAGTCTGTGCTTCAACACGAAGGCCACAAGGGCGCCTCGTGGGTTTACTTCCTTACAAGACTTCATATTAAgtcattaaaacacaatttaactTATATAGCGAAAGTGTCATATTCACTACTTATGTactatttttaaacaaaaatccATAATTTCTATCTAGAATACATCTAGAATACATGAACCAGACATTTCTCATCATATATACACAACTTTATAATTTTACTCTTTAGGGTTGCTTATTTTTCAGTCGACTAATTAACTAATTGTTCTAACAGCTGTAGATATTCAGCTTTTATACAATACTGTTGAAACACTACACGCTGTATTTTATATACAAGTCTTTTGAGATTTACAACATTTCAGaatacattttcacagactTGCAGTAATAAATTATAACGGTGCAGTTGTGCGTGCAAATTAAAACGAGCACTGGAAGTTATCTTCAACTATTGGAGCCCGACTCTTCTTTGACTTTTAACTGAATCTGCAGCTCATCTGGAGTTTCTCCAGTGGATGTCACTGCAGGCCTTACAGTACGTTGCTTGGTTGCATTCTGCATTCTGTTTCAATCATTCCTTTTTTAGAGAACAGGGTTGTCACGCCTGCTGCTGGCTCAGTGTTTGTACACTAAGTCAGTCATTTAAGTGACTAAACATCCAGTTTCTCTAACACAAGTGCAACAGACATGCTGCTAAATCTGTGAAAGAGTTACCAAGAGGTTTTATTATCATCTACCTgcgctgacacacacaaatctcTGATGCAGAGCGACGCTCTGGAGTCTGGTTCAGATGAATTATAACGCAGATAAAAGGAAACTGAGGTCTTttgtgagagagaaataataataaaggtctGCATTCAAAAAGTCAAAGATGCAATAATTCTGGTCTGAAATGACTCTTCTGAATAGTGAGACCTTGTGAATGCAGATCatcctgagaggaaacattggATGAATTTACAGTTAGagcgagagaacgagagagagagaggagatggaccagagagaagagggggcCAGATTCAATTAACTGCCTTTGTGAAGAGGTGAGGAGGGGCGGCAGGGTGAGAGTGATGAAAATGAATCACTATCCTCTGGAAATGAGATTCTTGCCTGTCAACTTTGAGTGGAATTATAAAAAGGAGGGTGACAATCAGCAGCAGCCACCATCCCTCTTGGAGTAAATTCAGcttgaattaaaatgtgtttcacagGATGGCAGCTTTCATAAGAAGTTAGTTTAAcctatattttaaaaaaatgttctgctgtatatattgttttatatatttttacattaggGCTACACCTAACACTACgcctaaagatattcagtttaatatgatataaaacagaaaagcaggaaatcttctTTGAGAATTAAGTTTCTGTTGAAATGACTTAACTAATCCTTTCAACACgttcatttgatttgaaaataaatgcaacTAAAAGATTGCTGAAGtattaaacactttaaaagttAAGTTTGTGTTGCAGATGCTTTACATATAAAAGACGTGACTGAGGAGTGAAATGCCTTTAGTGTAACGCCAGTTTGTGTCTAATTGACCATTTTAGTCGAAGGTGAAAATGAGTGTCAGCAAATGGGGAACATGCTCTGCGGTGCGTCGCACCTCAACGTGATGAGACACCCATGCTTCAGTGTTACCATATGATGAAGTAAATGAGCCTGGTTCAGAACCGACACGATCACTCAAATCTTACTTAAAGATTACTTTATGTCTTTCTAGATTATCACTGCGAAGACTGTGATCCAACAACACGACCATGAGCCCTGAACCACATGCAGTCAGGTGGGAGCGACAAGCTCAAGACCATCCCAAAATATTTCAGTGGAgcaagaacaaaacaataagaaacTCTACAGTATTGTAACCATGCTAATAATGTGCGGACAGTCGATGGCCATCGACCCATGCGAGTGACTGACGTGAGGGAAATCACCTCGTTTACCAATTCCAGCTCATCCTCTGTCTGCAAAAGGTGGCAACAGAGAGAGTTTGATTCATTTGTATAACTAGAAGTAAATAgagcaattaaaataaaagacacaaataacATTAAGTTACCTATgaaataaatcaatgcatgCTAATTGTTACATGTGTAGGACGTGAAATCATAGAAGGTGCAATGAGTTAACTCTAACCATACGGTCCATTTAGTAGCAGTTCTGCAGCTTTTAGTCACATCACAAGATCTTCTTCGACAGTTTTCTACTGTTTCCACAGTCCAGAGGGATAATATCTGGCTCCAACATGCTTCACTACGTTCACCTGCTAGTTTCtacttgtgtctgtctgtgtacagTGACAGATGACAAAAGCGGATAGACCGTTAGTCTGTTGGTCGGACCCGTTTCGCATACAAGAAGTCATGTGatctactgtaaatatataaatattgcaggtttaaagtttaaaaaatgtaaatttgtaTTGGGCAAACTGCTTCGGAAGTTTTGTGCGATAAGATCAAAAGCTCCTATTAAATGGACCATGTTTGTTGTAGCCATAAGTTGAAGCCATAAGTTAACGTGGGTGCATGTTTAGTTTGAAAGGTTATGAGAAACCTCACCAGTGTGTCAGTGGGAGTTAGCTGATTCATCCGAGACTTTACTAACTTTGCCAGAGTAAATAATGAGATGTTGAGAGCCGAGAGTTtgctaaaaaacacaaaaatgatgGCAGACGGCCTCTAACGGACTGTTTATCTTCTATACAAACAATATAAattgttataatataaatatataaattcccAATGTTTGTGTATAGTTTTCCATTTCATTCATTGGCCAGTGAAGGCGTACTTTTCTGAGACAGAATGAAGATAAAGTCTATCCCCTCGTATCCCCTCACAAAGGTTCTGGGTTTGAGGCGTCTTGGTTTTCTTATTGTTTGTAAGATTCTTACTTTGTATTATCCCAGGTGACAACGCGCGTTAACAAAAAGGCCAGACAGCACAAGTTCGGCTTGGATAAGCTCACCATCTGCATGAGGCTCTTCCCGCCCTGTGAGGTGATGACTCGGAGGTCTGGCTTGCGGCTGTTGACCATCTGGGGGCTCGGAGGTGGGGGTGGAGACTTGGCCGGAACTACTTTCCCAAGACTGTTGCCGTTGGAAACAGTGAGGAGGCCTGGGGAGGCCCTGGCACTGGTGTATCCAttagctgcagggagaaagaggTGCGAATGGACAGAAATCAATAGGAAAATCAAACAGGTGAATACTGACAGCGGGGTGCGGGCACTGCGGGCACTCAGAGTTAAAATAAGCCTCCACagctttcttttaaaaactgTTATTCTTTTCTGAGACAGAATAAAGCTGCTTGTAAAAGCAAACGTCACCTAATCTGTGTAAAAGTCGAATCTATTAAAGTAACGATCTTgaagattttcatttaaataatcacTATCACAATATAAGCAAACATTTCCTACAGCTTcgcattaaaagcatttaacgGGCGAAACACGAGCCGTCTTTtctcaaataataaatatgccGTTTTATTTTGACTTGAAATGTCAGATTTATATTaagaatacaaaaacattttaccaCGCAAACTGAAAGAACTgagaaaaattaaaaaggacCATGATGTGCTGTAAtgttaaaatgtgatatttaaagCTGCTGGGAATCCCCATTCATTTCTGTTGATGTGACGGGTGGCATCCCCTCATCCCTCCAAGGGTCAATCacagaggagaaaaggaggagaggagaaaaggaggagaggagaaaggaggagaggagaaaggagaggagagaggaggagaggaggaggaggaggaggaggaggagaggagaaggagagaagagagagaaggaggaggagaggagaaaaggagaggagaagaggaggagaggagaaaggagaggaggagaggagaaaaggagaggagaagaggagaggagaggaaaaggagaggagaagaggagagagaaagagagaggagaggagaaaaggagaggagaagaggagaggagagaaggagaggagaagaagaagaggagaggagaaaag
This region of Cottoperca gobio chromosome 11, fCotGob3.1, whole genome shotgun sequence genomic DNA includes:
- the LOC115016158 gene encoding LOW QUALITY PROTEIN: myocyte-specific enhancer factor 2D homolog (The sequence of the model RefSeq protein was modified relative to this genomic sequence to represent the inferred CDS: inserted 2 bases in 1 codon), which gives rise to MGRKKIQIQRITDERNKQVTFTKRKFGLMKKAYELSVLCDCEIALIIFNHANKLFQYASTDMDKVLLKYTEYNEPHESRTNADIIETLRKKGFNGCDSPEPDGEDSIDQSPLNDDKYRKTTEDLDVLFKRYGQQSTAPSQTFSMPVTVQASNQSTLQFSNPGNALVTTSYVTSSSLTDTHLLSPQQPALQRNTVSPGLPQRPASAGALLGGELNNSNGGCPSPVPNGYTSARASPGLLTVSNGNSLGKVVPAKSPPPPPSPQMVNSRKPDLRVITSQGGKSLMQMTEDELELVNENAQRLAAGVQAAQSLSTPVVSVATPSLQAHGLPFSAMPTAYNTEYQLTPADITALHALASPGGLLPTSVSTWQQQQVVSQQQQQQQQQQQQAQQQQQQQLSLASLSNLVMWGVDKQSSELSSQVSSLAANLSVGSPSNLLLGRDEWLGRPVAHIPQGAMLTVNTNPSVSIKSEPVSPGRDRSTPCPPPSSTTPSSTSGGAILTAPPQYPGSLLCLEPPTGRSPADSISSNASSFEGSDRDDTGTAGGGGAGGXGGGGAGATGSVGPGSRPDFSPSAELLRASNEPEQEGGNIKRMRLDTWVT